The Candidatus Eisenbacteria bacterium genome has a segment encoding these proteins:
- a CDS encoding class I SAM-dependent methyltransferase: MTPRGPSRVRERRSARRGRPAPAGRRAEPGAESGDKRYDQRYFDRWYRRSKLGVGAREFVARKVRLAVAAAEYVLARPIRTVLDVGCGEGAWRPILARMRPGIEYTGFDSSDYAIRRFGRRRNLHRGSLGEMGFVGLRGQYDLVVCADVLHYVRSPELRAGLAALAPHVGGVAFIEAFTNSDQIEGDRAELQDRTAAVYRRFFEEAGLAPLGLHLYVTRRAFAKLAELERGAAG; the protein is encoded by the coding sequence GTCGCGCGTGCGCGAGCGGCGGAGCGCGCGGCGCGGCCGGCCCGCGCCGGCGGGGCGACGCGCGGAGCCGGGCGCCGAATCCGGCGACAAGCGGTACGACCAGCGATACTTCGATCGCTGGTACCGCCGTTCGAAGCTGGGCGTCGGCGCGCGCGAGTTCGTCGCGCGCAAGGTTCGCCTCGCGGTCGCGGCCGCCGAGTACGTCCTCGCGCGGCCGATCCGCACGGTGCTTGACGTGGGCTGCGGCGAGGGCGCGTGGCGACCGATTCTCGCCCGCATGCGCCCGGGCATCGAGTACACGGGCTTCGACTCCAGCGACTACGCGATCCGACGCTTCGGCCGCCGCCGCAACCTGCACCGCGGTTCGCTCGGCGAGATGGGCTTCGTCGGGCTGCGAGGCCAGTACGACCTGGTCGTATGCGCCGACGTGCTGCACTACGTTCGCTCGCCCGAGCTGCGCGCCGGACTCGCGGCGCTGGCGCCGCACGTCGGCGGCGTCGCGTTCATCGAGGCCTTCACGAACTCCGACCAGATCGAGGGCGACCGCGCCGAGCTTCAGGACCGTACGGCCGCCGTGTACCGGCGGTTCTTCGAGGAGGCAGGACTCGCGCCGCTGGGTTTGCACCTGTACGTGACCCGCCGCGCGTTCGCGAAGCTGGCCGAGCTGGAGCGCGGAGCCGCCGGGTAG
- a CDS encoding efflux RND transporter periplasmic adaptor subunit, with product MNVRTSVSSDVARPPAARVLAAALLIGLLVVTGCGGRPGAGGDAHEAPAAGGHADGPAGEHTDEHGHDEHGAEGVVELTAAAARNAHLRVAAAGPATIATLVEAPGEIHLNAERVLEIRPRFPGVVRELRKRVGDAVRAGEVVAVVQSNESLTDYEVISSMTGTVLARPAVTGSAVSHESSLMTLADLSTVWADFAIYPQWVGRIRAGLEATIVAQNRPDLSARGTIRYVGPLLEQDTRVSSARVVLDNPHGAWTPGLFVTARVAVDRARAAVAVPDEALVRMPDGPAVFVAEGLRFEVRPVTTGRSDGRLTEILTGLAAGDSVVVANAFVLRSELSKGEAGHEH from the coding sequence ATGAACGTCCGCACGAGTGTTTCGTCCGATGTCGCGCGGCCGCCCGCCGCACGGGTTCTGGCCGCGGCGCTGCTCATTGGGCTCCTGGTCGTGACCGGCTGTGGTGGCCGCCCGGGCGCCGGAGGTGATGCGCACGAGGCGCCGGCCGCCGGCGGTCACGCGGACGGACCTGCCGGGGAACACACCGACGAGCACGGCCACGACGAACACGGCGCCGAAGGCGTCGTCGAGCTGACCGCCGCCGCGGCGCGCAACGCTCATCTGCGCGTGGCCGCGGCGGGCCCCGCGACCATCGCCACGCTCGTCGAAGCGCCCGGCGAGATCCACCTGAACGCCGAGCGGGTGCTCGAGATCCGGCCGCGTTTTCCCGGCGTCGTGCGCGAGCTGCGCAAGCGCGTCGGCGACGCGGTGCGGGCGGGCGAGGTCGTCGCGGTCGTGCAGAGCAACGAGAGCCTCACCGACTACGAAGTGATCTCTTCCATGACCGGCACGGTGCTCGCCCGCCCGGCGGTGACCGGTTCGGCGGTCAGCCACGAGTCGAGCCTGATGACGCTGGCCGACCTCTCGACCGTGTGGGCCGATTTCGCCATCTATCCGCAGTGGGTGGGCCGCATCCGCGCCGGTCTCGAGGCGACGATCGTCGCGCAGAACCGTCCGGATCTGTCGGCGCGCGGGACCATCCGCTACGTCGGGCCGCTGCTCGAACAGGACACGCGCGTCTCCAGCGCCCGCGTGGTGCTCGACAACCCGCACGGCGCGTGGACGCCCGGACTGTTCGTGACCGCGCGCGTCGCGGTGGACCGTGCGCGCGCCGCGGTCGCCGTGCCCGACGAGGCGCTCGTGCGCATGCCCGACGGACCGGCCGTGTTCGTCGCCGAGGGTCTGCGCTTCGAGGTCCGGCCCGTGACCACCGGCCGCTCGGACGGCAGGCTGACGGAGATCCTCACCGGGCTCGCGGCCGGGGACAGCGTCGTCGTCGCCAACGCGTTTGTGCTGCGCTCCGAGCTCTCCAAGGGCGAGGCTGGCCATGAGCACTGA
- a CDS encoding TolC family protein, which produces MSASPLARPCARPRPPFAAAALACAFALCAASVAAGQPPRVLTLDEAVSAALARHASIAAARLDVTAAEALTREASRRPPLTFSAQAENFGGTGAGNSLETTAELGWKLELGGDRAARRAAAIAGGDVARATLAERARGLRAEVTSDFARAWAAQERWLALAEAAADAAASVEVARERLRAGAAPSLEVARSESEAARARAELARAGAALESARRALAARWRDEVPAFDSLALASPETADTPPADVPATHPVLASAEAAQRAAEADARSARARRMPDLDRGVGARRFREDGATGLVAGLSLPFGEVGAGEAAAARARATRAALERDAAARTLRTEAGNAAANLQGALAAWRELSRIAAPRAEEALELLRSGYRAGRFGYVDLAEARRAALESRIAVIEAAADVWRAHAELERLTGSAPPDGAMEDSR; this is translated from the coding sequence GTGTCCGCATCGCCCCTGGCGCGCCCGTGCGCCCGCCCTCGTCCGCCGTTCGCAGCGGCCGCTCTGGCCTGCGCGTTCGCCCTGTGCGCCGCCTCCGTCGCGGCGGGCCAGCCGCCGCGGGTCCTGACGCTCGATGAGGCCGTGAGCGCGGCGCTCGCGCGTCATGCGTCCATCGCCGCCGCACGCCTCGACGTCACCGCCGCCGAAGCGCTGACGCGTGAAGCATCCCGCCGGCCGCCCCTGACATTCTCGGCGCAGGCCGAGAACTTCGGCGGAACGGGAGCCGGGAACTCGCTGGAGACCACCGCCGAGCTCGGCTGGAAGCTCGAGCTCGGCGGCGACCGCGCCGCGCGGCGCGCCGCGGCCATCGCCGGCGGCGATGTCGCCCGGGCGACGCTCGCCGAACGGGCGCGCGGGCTGCGCGCCGAAGTGACCTCGGACTTCGCACGGGCGTGGGCCGCGCAGGAGCGCTGGCTGGCGCTCGCCGAGGCGGCCGCCGATGCGGCCGCCTCCGTGGAAGTCGCCCGCGAGCGCCTGCGCGCGGGAGCCGCTCCGTCGCTCGAGGTGGCTCGGTCCGAGAGCGAGGCGGCGCGGGCCCGGGCCGAGCTGGCCCGCGCCGGCGCGGCGCTCGAGTCGGCGCGGCGTGCGCTGGCAGCGCGCTGGCGGGACGAAGTCCCGGCCTTCGATTCGCTGGCGCTCGCCTCGCCCGAGACGGCCGATACGCCGCCGGCGGACGTGCCGGCGACCCACCCGGTGCTGGCTTCGGCCGAGGCCGCCCAGCGTGCGGCCGAGGCGGACGCGCGCTCGGCGCGCGCCCGCCGCATGCCCGACCTCGACCGTGGTGTCGGCGCGAGGCGCTTCCGGGAGGACGGCGCGACCGGACTGGTCGCGGGGCTTTCGCTGCCCTTTGGCGAGGTGGGCGCGGGCGAGGCCGCCGCGGCCCGCGCGCGCGCCACGCGGGCCGCGCTCGAGCGTGACGCGGCCGCGCGCACGCTGCGCACGGAGGCGGGCAACGCCGCCGCGAACCTGCAGGGAGCGCTCGCGGCCTGGCGCGAGCTCTCGCGCATCGCCGCGCCGCGCGCCGAGGAGGCGCTGGAACTGCTGCGTTCGGGTTACCGCGCGGGAAGGTTCGGCTACGTGGACCTCGCCGAAGCCCGCCGCGCGGCGCTCGAGTCGCGCATCGCCGTCATCGAAGCCGCCGCCGACGTGTGGCGCGCGCACGCGGAACTGGAACGCCTCACCGGTTCGGCGCCGCCGGACGGAGCGATGGAGGACTCACGATGA